The DNA segment aacatattaataatattttggaATCCATGCCTCGTGCTAGTACTTTTATCACAAGTTCTGATCCACAAAGTTGGGCAAATGCTTTGTTTTCTTGAAGACGATGGGGTGTATAAATAATAACATTGCCGAATGTTGGAACAACTGGGTTAAACCAGCTCGTCATATTCCTATTGTTTCTATGGTGGATCATGTACGTGTGCAAATCATGAACATGATGCACAGAAGACGTGAAACAACATCAGTCATGGTTCAGAAATTAAGCCCGAAGAAGGAGAAGGCTCTAGCTAGCACATATATTGAATCCAGAAACTTGAGTATTAACAGATTATGTGGTTGGAAATTTGAGGTAGTTGATGGTGATAAATCATTTGCGGTTGATTTGAATGAATGGACTTGTTCATGCAGATCTTGGCAGATTAATATGCTTTCGTGCAAGCATGCTTGTGCAGCTATTAAATCAAAGTCGATGTCGTTATATGCTTTTTGTGATCGGTATTTCCATATTGAAATATATCGTCAAGCATATAAAGGAATGATCAATCTCATACCGACATTTGACATGTACGAGACCAACAATGATGAAGGATATTTAATCAATGCTCCGGATATACGAAGTCAACCAGGCCGTAGAAGGACTAAGAGGATTCTGTCTCAAGTTGAAACACGTGTGTCAAAGTGTGGTCGTTGTCATAAGCCAGGGCACAATAGACGTAGTTGCAAAGAAGCCATAAAATAAGTTTATATGGTTAATTGAAATAGTATCTCAATATTGAGTGTACTTATAATGATTTACTTGTCGACATCCTTTCTTATTATATATGATTATTATGAAGTATTGATAACTAATTTCTTTTTTTACATTTATGTAGCATAAAAAAGGAGAGAGGAAGGGCAATTGATCGTGGATTTGCCTGCTAGGAAGCATACACGTTCCAGTGGTGGATTTGTGGTTTAGTTTTAGTTTAATGGTTTCAGTTCTTAGACATTTTAGTCTGAACTTTGTGGACTTCTAGTTATTTATGGTTTAGCATTGCCTAGATGGTTCTTGTGTTTGTATTGTGCACAACATATTGATATGCTTGTTATCGTTGACGTTTAACCTTGATTGTGTTGTTATTTGGTGTTGTTGGATACATTAACACGGatgattgtttttttttgtgcACATAGCTAGTTTGATAAATGACCAACACATGTCGGATTTGTTTACTGAATATTAGTACATATACTATGGAATCAGGTTCACTCAATCTACACATATGGTACAACATACACTACAGTAAGGTGTATTTGTCGAGATTTCATTTATAAATTATACTCTATTGAGTAGATATCAAATTGTTTTACTATTTCATTTTCAACATGCACCATATATGTGGTAAGTAGATACCAAATGGTTTTATTAGCTTAGACATGAAATTCATCAAGTCTCGCTTTGTTGCAATGTGTTTGTTTTACCACGatatgtactttattatcggt comes from the Henckelia pumila isolate YLH828 chromosome 1, ASM3356847v2, whole genome shotgun sequence genome and includes:
- the LOC140874304 gene encoding uncharacterized protein, with product MGCINNNIAECWNNWVKPARHIPIVSMVDHVRVQIMNMMHRRRETTSVMVQKLSPKKEKALASTYIESRNLSINRLCGWKFEVVDGDKSFAVDLNEWTCSCRSWQINMLSCKHACAAIKSKSMSLYAFCDRYFHIEIYRQAYKGMINLIPTFDMYETNNDEGYLINAPDIRSQPGRRRTKRILSQVETRVSKCGRCHKPGHNRRSCKEAIK